From a single Macrobrachium rosenbergii isolate ZJJX-2024 chromosome 9, ASM4041242v1, whole genome shotgun sequence genomic region:
- the LOC136841971 gene encoding protein FAM200C-like has protein sequence MAENIEETLCNMLRTTEFSLQLDESTLPGNESLLLAYVRFVKDESLVQELLFARQLETDTKGESVFRVDFFKAKDIPLSNILACATDGAPSMVGRHRGFISFLKKAVPGVLTVHCVIHRQHLVPKNLSGRLHKSMSTVITAINKIKAHALNSRLFRQLGTDNDEEFERLVLHTEVRWLSKGNCLRRFYSLFDTVVEFFKDSNSVLCDELRNMKHDIAYLADIFTKFNEVNLQLQGNEANLIKVKSAISTFLAKLQLFKQNIARHALYQFPSLSELDKEKGIPDDDLQVYCTHLDELHRDMSERFEDILLIEIPDWVINPFLNVDGEETGLAEEELISIQNDIELRPKFKKSYQDFWLQKKISDCYQVLWNKVKMYFIAFPTSYLVERGSSAVALLLSKQRNRLKITDLGDLRLLSEFQPDVEKLMSLHQAHPSH, from the coding sequence ATGgctgaaaatattgaagaaacaTTGTGTAACATGCTTAGGACAACAGAATTTAGTTTACAGTTAGATGAGTCCACTCTGCCAGGCAATGAATCTTTGCTTCTTGCTTATGTTCGTTTCGTCAAAGATGAAAGCTTGGTTCAAGAGCTGTTATTTGCAAGACAGCTTGAAACAGACACAAAAGGGGAGTCAGTATTTCGTGTCGATTTTTTCAAAGCGAAAGACATCCCACTTTCTAACATTCTTGCTTGTGCAACAGATGGGGCACCATCAATGGTAGGTCGTCATCGTGGCTTCATTAGTTTCTTGAAAAAAGCTGTACCTGGAGTACTTACAGTGCACTGTGTAATCCACAGGCAGCATCTGGTCCCAAAAAACCTGAGTGGTAGACTACACAAATCAATGAGTACTGTTATCacagcaataaataaaatcaaggcaCATGCCCTCAATTCCCGACTGTTTCGACAGCTCGgcactgataatgatgaagagttTGAACGTTTAGTGTTGCACACAGAAGTTAGATGGCTGTCAAAGGGAAACTGCCTGAGACGTTTCTATTCACTGTTTGATACAGTTGTTGAATTCTTCAAAGACTCCAATTCTGTTCTGTGTGATGAACTAAGAAACATGAAGCATGACATTGCTTATTTGGCAGATATATTCACAAAGTTCAATGAAGTTAATTTGCAGCTGCAAGGAAATGAGGCTAACCTAATTAAAGTCAAATCAGCTATCTCCACCTTCCTGGCCAAGTTACAGTTATTCAAACAAAACATAGCTCGTCATGCACTCTACCAGTTCCCAAGCCTCTCTGAATTGGATAAGGAAAAAGGCATACCAGACGATGACCTTCAAGTGTATTGTACACACCTGGATGAACTGCACAGAGACATGTCTGAGAGATTTGAGGACATTTTATTAATTGAAATACCAGACTGGGTGATCAATCCATTCCTAAATGTCGACGGTGAGGAAACTGGATTGGCAGAGGAAGAACTGATTTCAATTCAAAATGACATTGAGCTAAGGCCAAAGTTCAAAAAGTCATATCAAGATttttggttacaaaaaaaaatttctgactgcTATCAAGTGCTGTGGAACAAGGTCAAGATGTACTTTATTGCCTTCCCAACATCGTATTTAGTAGAACGGGGCTCCAGTGCAGTCGCCTTGCTTCTTTCCAAGCAAAGAAACCGACTGAAAATTACTGACCTCGGGGATCTACGACTTCTTAGTGAGTTTCAGCCTGATGTTGAGAAGCTTATGTCCCTGCACCAAGCACATCCATCCCATTAA